One stretch of Chthoniobacterales bacterium DNA includes these proteins:
- a CDS encoding aldo/keto reductase, translating to MEKRQLGQTDMQVSVLGFGGAEIGFEGATPETVERLLRSALDAGLNVIDTGECYEGSEELIGKTVGDRRADYYLFTKCGHPRGVGSEDWSPPSLLESIERSLRRLKTDRLDLIQLHGCSEAVLRKGDAITALQTAREKGFARYLGYSGDSLAAKYAVESGAFDTLQTSINIADQEALQLTLPLARQKQLGVIAKRPIANAAWKENHKPIDSYHHVYWDRLRKLHYEFIRQRDLEESIAHALRFTLSVPGVHTAIVGTAKPERWSQNAKMVEAGLLSDAEFTAIRDRWEEIAPATWIGQT from the coding sequence ATGGAAAAGCGGCAGCTCGGCCAGACGGACATGCAGGTCTCGGTCCTTGGTTTTGGTGGCGCCGAGATTGGGTTCGAAGGAGCGACCCCGGAGACCGTCGAACGCCTTCTGCGCAGCGCGCTTGATGCCGGACTGAATGTGATCGACACGGGCGAATGCTATGAAGGGAGTGAAGAGCTCATCGGGAAGACCGTTGGCGATCGCCGGGCGGACTATTATCTTTTTACCAAGTGCGGCCATCCCCGCGGCGTGGGAAGCGAAGACTGGTCGCCGCCGTCCCTGCTCGAAAGCATCGAGCGAAGTTTGCGGCGGTTGAAGACCGATCGTCTCGATCTTATCCAGCTCCATGGTTGTTCGGAAGCCGTCCTGCGAAAAGGGGACGCGATCACGGCGCTGCAAACCGCACGGGAAAAAGGATTCGCGCGCTACCTAGGCTACAGCGGCGACAGTCTCGCGGCGAAATACGCGGTAGAATCCGGCGCGTTTGATACCCTGCAAACGTCGATCAACATCGCGGACCAGGAAGCGCTCCAGCTGACCTTGCCCCTCGCGCGGCAAAAGCAGCTAGGAGTTATTGCCAAGCGTCCGATCGCCAATGCGGCCTGGAAAGAGAATCACAAGCCCATCGATTCCTATCATCACGTTTACTGGGACAGGTTGCGCAAACTTCATTATGAATTCATCCGGCAGCGCGATCTCGAGGAATCGATCGCCCACGCGTTGCGGTTCACTCTCAGCGTTCCCGGTGTTCATACGGCCATTGTGGGAACCGCAAAACCCGAACGCTGGTCGCAAAACGCAAAAATGGTTGAAGCCGGCCTGTTAAGCGATGCGGAATTCACCGCGATCCGAGATCGGTGGGAAGAGATCGCTCCTGCTACCTGGATCGGCCAGACCTGA